The nucleotide sequence CATGAACTGGGTGAAGATCATCACCGTTGCCGAACCGGCCTGAACGGTGGGGTCGGCGCCAGCGATGGCGAGGCCGCGCGAGATATTGTGGACGATCCAGCAGTCATCGTCCGGGCCGTAATTGTGCTCATTGGCTTCAAACACCTCGAGCGTGGTGCGCAGCATGTCTTCCGCGCTCATGCCGGGATCAATGCGCGTCAGCTTGAGGGACTGGTAGAGGCGCTCGATGTGCTGCTCGAGCTTGAATGGCTTGTGGCGGAATGTGCGCGTCGATTCCGTGACCGTGTCGGCCAGCATGATGGCGCTGTCGAAGATCGAGATCTTCGCGTCCGCCTCGGCAACCATCTTGCCGGAAATATAAACCTGTCTACCCAAAATGCTTTCCTCCCAAAATTCTTTTTCGAGGGAGTGGGCCACAGCGCAGGCGTGCCTGCCGCAAGAGTAACCCCCCCACACCCTCAAAGATTTTGTTATAAGGATAACATTATAACCGTCAAGGATAGGGTCAGCGACCTATTCGCATGGGACGATATCGTCTCCCCAAGACCAGGGAACTCGGCTAACGATAAAAAACGCCCCGGACGGAGTGTCCGGGGCGTTTGACAGCCAGATCTCAGGCGGCAAAAGGACCGGGGTCCGGATCGTCGTCCGTTCCGGCTTCAACCCCGGCGGGCGTATTGGCGACCTTTAGGACCTTGAGCCTTTGCATGGTGCCGTCTGTTTCAAGCCAGCTCATGACATGGTCCGGTCGGAGGCCGAGCAGTGCTGCACCATGGCTGGACGTGACCGAAAGGCGATAGGAGCCGCTGCGGTCGACATGCTCGGGCATCACCAGCTTGACCGTGCGCTCCTCCCCCGGGATAGGCTTGTAGCGCACCACGCTGCCGATCCGCACCACGTCGGACGGCAGAAGGCCGTCCTTGACGATGCGGGCACGGTCCAGCTCATAGAGCAGGAAATCCATGCGTTCTGCGCTCTGGCCGATATCGGTGAGCGCGGCCACTGTCAGCCGGCGATGCTCTTCCTCGCCGATGACGATATCGGGCGACTGGGTCCATTCAGACAGGGAAATCGTCGTCATCCTTGCACCTGCGGTTTGGGGAGCTTCTCGGGGCTGGGAGCGCCCGATCGCTCATAAATGGAAAAGAGATGTTCAGGCTTGGACACCGCGCCCTCATAGGGGCGCTGGCACCAGGGACAGCGGCGTGCGGCCCGGGGTCTCGGGCCGGCACAGGAGCGGCAATAGCGCAGGGCTGGCATTCATGACTCCATCAGGACAGAGGATTTTGGGCGTAGGTTTCGAGGATACGCTTGC is from Devosia sp. SD17-2 and encodes:
- a CDS encoding GreA/GreB family elongation factor translates to MTTISLSEWTQSPDIVIGEEEHRRLTVAALTDIGQSAERMDFLLYELDRARIVKDGLLPSDVVRIGSVVRYKPIPGEERTVKLVMPEHVDRSGSYRLSVTSSHGAALLGLRPDHVMSWLETDGTMQRLKVLKVANTPAGVEAGTDDDPDPGPFAA